The following DNA comes from Phytohabitans rumicis.
CACATCGGCTTCCTTTAGCGGGATGGGGCGAGGCTCGCGGGTTCGGCGGACGACTCGCCCGTTTGTGTCACTGTCGTGGTAGGACTATGCGGCGCGATCCGGATGAACACCGCGGTGCCGAGCTCGAGGCCCAGATCCAGGAACTCGTTGCGAGTGAGCGTCACCGTGACCGCCTGGTCGTCGGCCGTGGTCACCTCCACCCGGATCTCGAAGCCGATGCGGGTGATCCTGGTGACCTGCCCCGGCACGCCGGCCGGATCCGCCGCGCCGCTGTGGAGTTGCAGGTCGTGCGGGCGGACGAGTTGGTCGCCCAGTTGGGTGACCGGGCCAAGGAAGCGCATGACGAAGTCGTTGGCCGGCTCGTCGTACAGCTGGTCGGGTGATCCGATCTGCTCGATCCGCCCTTCGTTGATGACGACGATCTCGTCGGCGACCTCGAGCGCCTCCTCTTGGTCGTGGGTGACGAAGACGGTGGTGACGTGCACTTCGTCGTGCAGGCGGCGCAGCCAGTCCCGCAGCTCCTTGCGGACCTTGGCGTCGAGGGCGCCGAACGGCTCGTCCAGCAGAAGCACCGTCGGCTCGACGGCCAGGGCGCGGGCGAGCGCCATCCGCTGGCGCTGCCCGCCGGACAGCTGCGAGGGCAGCCGATCGGCGAACTGTTCCAGGTGTACGAGGGCGAGGAGTTCGTCGACGCGGCGGCGGATCTCGGCCTTGGGGCGTTTGCGGATCTCCAGGCCGAAGGCCACGTTGCGGCGTACCGACAGGTGCTTGAACGCCGCGTAGTGCTGGAACACGAAGCCCACGTTGCGTTTCTGCGGCGGCAAGTCGGTCGCGTCGATGCCTTCGATCTGGACCTTGCCGGTGTCGGTGCGCTCCAGCCCGGCGATGATGCGCAGGAGGGTGGACTTTCCTCCGCCGGAGGGGCCCAGCAGCGCGGTGAGCTGGCCGGCCGGGATGTTCACGGATATGTTGTCGAGCGCGACGAAGTCTCCGAAGCGCTTGCCCACGTTGGTGATCTCGATGCTCAACGGTTGTCCTTCGGCCGGATGACGGAGACGACGATAATGGCGGCCACCGCGACGAGGGCGAGGAGGAACGCGGTGGCGTAGGCGCCGCCGCGGTCGAAGTTCAGGTACTTCTCCTCGACCACGAGGGTGGCCGTGCGGGTCTGGCCGAGCACGTTGCCGGACACGACCTTGACCGCACCGAACTCGCCGAGTGAACGGGCGAGGCTCAACACGACCCCGTACGTGACGCCCCACTTGATAGCGGGCAGGGTGATCCGGCGGAAGGTCTGGAACGCGTTGGCGCCGAGGCTCCGCGCGGCCTGTTCCTGCTCGTCGCCGATCTCTTCCAGGACGGGCACGACCTCCCGGATCACCAGGGGCAGGGCCACGAAGACCGTCGCCATCACCATGCCCGGCACCGCGAAGATGATCTGGAAGCCCATCGCTTCAAGGGTCGGCCCGAACCAGCCGTCGCGGCCGCCGTAGACCAGTACCAGCGAGAGGCCGACGACGATGGGCGAGATCGACAGCGGCACGTCCAGCAGGGCGTTGAGCAGCCGCTTGCCGGGAAAGTCGTAGCGGACGATCAGCATGGAGATACCGACGCCGAACACCGTGTTGATGACGACGGCGGTGATCGCGATGCCCACGGTGAGCTTCAGCGCGTGGACCACATCGGGGTCGTCGAGGATCGCGTTCAGGTCGGTGAAGCCGTCCTCGAACGCGTTGCGCCCGACCAGGTAGAGCGGCCACGCGACGAGCAGGAACAGGTACGCGGTCACCACGAGGCGCAGGACGTACCGACCTGGGCCCTGGCGACCCGCTCGGACCTTGGCCGCGGCGGTGCGGTCAGCCACGGCGCACCACCCTTCGCTGGATAACGTCGAGGATGACGATGACGGCGAACGAGATCGCCAACAGCACCGCGGCCACGGCCGCCGCGCTGTCCGGGTTGTCGTTCTCGATGCTGCTGAGGATCCGCACCGAGGCGACTTCGGTGCGCATCGGCAGGTTGCCGGACAGCAGGACCAGCGAGCCGTACTCGCTCACCCCGCGGGCGAACGACAGCGCGGCGCCGGCAGCGATGGCCGGGGTCAGGCTGGGCAGGATGATCCGCCGGAACGTGGTGAGCCGGCTCGCGCCCAGCGACGCCGCCGCCTCCTCGACCTCGGGGTCGAGTTCGGCCAGCACCGGCTGCACGGTACGCACGATGAACGGCAGCGTGACGAACAGGAAGGCCAGGAACACCGCGACCCGGGTGTTGGCGATGTTGATCCCGAGCGGGCTGTCCGGGCCGTACAGCGACAGCAGCACCAGGCCGGCGACGATCGTCGGTAGCGCGAACGGGATGTCAATCAGGACCTCGAGGGCTCGCTTGCCGAAGAACCGGTCGCGCACCAGCACCCAAGCGATGAGCGTGCCCATGACGATGTTGACCACCGTGACGAGCGCCGCGGTGCCGACGGTGAGCCGGATCGCGGCGGCGGACTGCTCGTTGGTCACCGCCCGCCAGAAGCCGCCCCAGCCGCCCTCCGACGCCGTCACCACCACAGCGGTCAGCGGGATGAGCACGAGGAGGCTGAACCACAGCATCGCCACCCCGAGGCCCAGGCCGGAGACCCGGGTGAGCGGCAGGCCGCCCCGGGCCGACCGGCGGGTGGCCGCCGGTCGGTCCGGAGCGAGTGCGGTCGAGGTCACTGCGCCTTCCCGG
Coding sequences within:
- a CDS encoding sulfate/molybdate ABC transporter ATP-binding protein, with the translated sequence MSIEITNVGKRFGDFVALDNISVNIPAGQLTALLGPSGGGKSTLLRIIAGLERTDTGKVQIEGIDATDLPPQKRNVGFVFQHYAAFKHLSVRRNVAFGLEIRKRPKAEIRRRVDELLALVHLEQFADRLPSQLSGGQRQRMALARALAVEPTVLLLDEPFGALDAKVRKELRDWLRRLHDEVHVTTVFVTHDQEEALEVADEIVVINEGRIEQIGSPDQLYDEPANDFVMRFLGPVTQLGDQLVRPHDLQLHSGAADPAGVPGQVTRITRIGFEIRVEVTTADDQAVTVTLTRNEFLDLGLELGTAVFIRIAPHSPTTTVTQTGESSAEPASLAPSR
- a CDS encoding sulfate ABC transporter permease — translated: MADRTAAAKVRAGRQGPGRYVLRLVVTAYLFLLVAWPLYLVGRNAFEDGFTDLNAILDDPDVVHALKLTVGIAITAVVINTVFGVGISMLIVRYDFPGKRLLNALLDVPLSISPIVVGLSLVLVYGGRDGWFGPTLEAMGFQIIFAVPGMVMATVFVALPLVIREVVPVLEEIGDEQEQAARSLGANAFQTFRRITLPAIKWGVTYGVVLSLARSLGEFGAVKVVSGNVLGQTRTATLVVEEKYLNFDRGGAYATAFLLALVAVAAIIVVSVIRPKDNR
- the cysT gene encoding sulfate ABC transporter permease subunit CysT, whose translation is MTSTALAPDRPAATRRSARGGLPLTRVSGLGLGVAMLWFSLLVLIPLTAVVVTASEGGWGGFWRAVTNEQSAAAIRLTVGTAALVTVVNIVMGTLIAWVLVRDRFFGKRALEVLIDIPFALPTIVAGLVLLSLYGPDSPLGINIANTRVAVFLAFLFVTLPFIVRTVQPVLAELDPEVEEAAASLGASRLTTFRRIILPSLTPAIAAGAALSFARGVSEYGSLVLLSGNLPMRTEVASVRILSSIENDNPDSAAAVAAVLLAISFAVIVILDVIQRRVVRRG